Proteins encoded in a region of the Corynebacterium breve genome:
- a CDS encoding ECF transporter S component → MSHETFSPARRIIAGVGALVIAATWVYLALVRPTNWESVGGSTEALIALAGYVGGAALLLIATLPVLPARTIGVIPVALVLNIVIGQIVGSVGIPLYLDSVGTILVAALAGPIAGLATGTLSSVVWGLLNPAALPFAAVSAATGWLSGTAIHRFGAFKNVLRVVLWGAVIGLICGMLAAPVAAFVYGGTAGVGTGALVSLFREMGNSLIGSVTLQSFVSDPLDKIVVMLIVFAAIKALPQKTLRAFRPLGTTSQEAN, encoded by the coding sequence ATGTCACATGAAACCTTTTCGCCTGCTCGTCGCATCATTGCCGGAGTCGGAGCGCTTGTTATCGCAGCTACCTGGGTGTACCTGGCGCTGGTACGCCCGACCAACTGGGAATCCGTCGGCGGATCCACGGAAGCTCTCATCGCACTCGCTGGCTATGTTGGCGGAGCCGCGCTTCTTCTCATTGCTACTTTGCCAGTCTTGCCAGCGCGTACTATCGGCGTGATTCCAGTGGCGCTCGTGCTCAACATCGTCATCGGGCAGATTGTTGGTTCGGTGGGAATCCCGCTGTACTTGGATTCTGTTGGTACCATCTTGGTCGCAGCTCTTGCCGGGCCTATTGCAGGACTTGCCACAGGTACGTTGAGCTCAGTGGTGTGGGGGCTGCTCAACCCTGCTGCCTTGCCGTTTGCTGCGGTCTCAGCGGCGACGGGTTGGCTTTCCGGAACCGCTATTCACCGGTTTGGCGCATTTAAGAACGTGTTGCGTGTGGTGCTGTGGGGTGCGGTTATCGGTTTGATCTGTGGCATGCTCGCGGCGCCTGTTGCAGCTTTCGTCTATGGAGGAACTGCAGGCGTTGGCACCGGTGCACTGGTCAGCCTGTTCCGCGAGATGGGCAACTCACTGATCGGGTCGGTGACCTTGCAATCCTTCGTTTCCGATCCACTGGACAAGATCGTCGTCATGCTGATCGTCTTTGCCGCGATCAAGGCGCTACCGCAGAAGACGCTGCGTGCTTTCCGACCGCTTGGAACCACGTCGCAAGAAGCGAACTAG
- a CDS encoding histidine phosphatase family protein has translation MKLVLIRHGVTDWNAARRMQGQTDVPISDEGRAQAERIRPILESLAPGYVVTSALQRTIQTAEAAGLHIDKKDARLNEFSLGEWEGALIDELVAEEYDQWGLGKFTPPGGEDMDDFFLRINSAVFEALAHARKNNIDTVCIISHGGVIRRYLARGIGLNISKMVNPRHAGVSVLNIEAEDIRLEMYNYVGV, from the coding sequence ATGAAACTTGTCCTGATCCGTCATGGAGTAACCGACTGGAACGCCGCCCGCCGAATGCAGGGCCAAACCGATGTCCCGATCAGCGACGAAGGTCGTGCCCAGGCGGAGCGCATTCGCCCCATCTTGGAATCGCTTGCGCCAGGCTATGTGGTTACCTCCGCGCTGCAGCGCACGATCCAAACCGCCGAGGCTGCTGGCCTGCACATCGACAAGAAAGATGCGCGATTGAACGAGTTCAGTTTGGGCGAATGGGAGGGTGCGCTTATCGACGAGCTTGTCGCCGAAGAATATGACCAGTGGGGCCTTGGCAAGTTTACTCCTCCGGGAGGCGAGGATATGGATGATTTTTTCCTGCGCATCAACTCGGCAGTGTTCGAGGCGTTGGCCCACGCGCGCAAGAACAACATCGACACGGTCTGCATTATCTCCCACGGGGGTGTCATTCGTCGCTACCTCGCGCGCGGTATTGGCCTGAACATCTCCAAGATGGTTAACCCCCGCCATGCTGGAGTTTCTGTGCTGAACATCGAAGCAGAGGACATTCGCCTAGAGATGTATAACTACGTTGGCGTCTAA
- a CDS encoding nucleoside hydrolase has product MASKPVLLDCDPGIDDTLALIYLAGLHSLGEIELHAVTTTAGNADVATTARNAAWVLNACGISTIPVVPGEPAPQKVPLVTTPETHGDSGLGYFNAPEHMLGDDYVDLWQRAVDTHGRDLHVIVTGPATNVSAFRSRDPQRFAELVNITVMGGAVNHRGNSTPTAEWNFWVDPHAAADIFDHAPCPITLCSLEVTDQMLVGPERLQDIVDKLGATAIAQYLPEILRFYFEFHQAKGEGYQAQIHDLLTCMIALGTIDFAATATTVAVETESPLLRGTSVADVRGHWGRQPNARLVTSAAIQAAHDEFDRACAALNR; this is encoded by the coding sequence TTGGCGTCTAAACCTGTACTTCTCGATTGCGACCCAGGCATCGACGACACCCTTGCCCTGATCTACCTCGCGGGTCTGCATTCGCTCGGTGAGATTGAGCTCCACGCGGTCACCACCACTGCCGGCAATGCCGACGTTGCAACCACCGCCCGCAATGCCGCCTGGGTGCTGAACGCGTGCGGTATTTCGACCATTCCCGTCGTCCCCGGGGAGCCTGCCCCGCAGAAAGTTCCTTTGGTCACTACCCCAGAAACCCACGGGGACAGCGGACTCGGCTACTTCAACGCGCCCGAGCACATGCTTGGCGACGACTATGTGGACCTCTGGCAGCGCGCCGTTGACACTCATGGCCGCGACCTCCACGTGATCGTCACTGGCCCCGCAACAAACGTAAGCGCTTTCCGCTCCCGCGATCCACAACGCTTCGCAGAGCTTGTGAATATCACCGTGATGGGTGGTGCGGTGAACCACCGAGGAAACAGCACTCCAACTGCCGAGTGGAACTTCTGGGTGGACCCCCACGCTGCCGCCGATATTTTCGACCACGCGCCCTGTCCCATCACGCTGTGCAGCTTGGAGGTCACTGACCAGATGTTGGTTGGCCCGGAACGGCTCCAGGACATCGTCGACAAGCTTGGTGCGACTGCAATCGCGCAGTACTTGCCGGAGATCCTGCGGTTTTACTTTGAGTTTCATCAAGCAAAGGGCGAGGGTTATCAGGCGCAGATTCACGATCTGCTCACATGCATGATCGCATTGGGAACCATCGACTTCGCAGCGACGGCGACCACCGTGGCAGTAGAAACCGAGAGCCCATTGCTACGCGGGACGTCGGTAGCTGATGTGCGCGGGCACTGGGGCAGGCAGCCAAATGCTCGGTTGGTGACTTCCGCCGCCATTCAAGCGGCCCACGACGAGTTCGACCGCGCCTGTGCTGCCCTGAATCGGTAG
- a CDS encoding energy-coupling factor transporter transmembrane component T, whose translation MRTVNPLTALSLGFTGWIVALGMNRPEVSACLVVVALIIGTARTRNFSVPASVLALSAPVAVSMLLVHAPFGKQRIAPLITADGVAQAGEMTLRFMALMSCLIAAMTFVKIPELVKAVQISPLGSRAAYIVGSSLQFLPQGKLTVTTARDANQLRGRRITMSSVVPAVVLPVITGLLTHGAARGQFLETTGYDVQGRRTVLRPAPDSTAQRFLRWTIPVVTLAVVIWI comes from the coding sequence GTGCGCACGGTCAACCCCCTGACGGCGCTGAGCCTGGGATTTACCGGCTGGATCGTGGCCCTGGGCATGAACCGGCCGGAAGTCTCCGCATGTTTGGTGGTTGTGGCGTTAATCATCGGTACCGCCCGCACCAGAAACTTTTCCGTTCCAGCATCGGTACTCGCCCTGTCAGCTCCCGTGGCGGTGTCGATGCTGCTAGTCCACGCACCTTTTGGGAAACAACGCATCGCACCGCTGATCACCGCCGATGGAGTAGCCCAAGCAGGGGAGATGACGCTGCGTTTTATGGCATTGATGTCGTGCTTGATCGCGGCGATGACCTTTGTGAAAATCCCTGAACTGGTCAAAGCCGTGCAAATCAGCCCCCTGGGAAGTCGCGCGGCGTACATTGTTGGCTCATCGTTGCAGTTTCTTCCCCAGGGAAAGCTAACGGTGACAACGGCACGGGACGCAAACCAGTTGCGGGGGCGCCGAATCACTATGTCATCTGTAGTCCCAGCGGTTGTGCTACCGGTGATCACTGGTTTGCTGACGCACGGCGCGGCCCGTGGGCAGTTCCTAGAGACGACAGGCTATGACGTGCAAGGCCGACGCACCGTCCTACGCCCAGCCCCGGACAGCACAGCCCAGCGATTCTTGCGCTGGACAATACCGGTTGTGACCTTGGCGGTGGTCATTTGGATCTAG